A stretch of DNA from Nitratireductor thuwali:
CCATGCTGCCTGGCGCGCCGTCTTCCTGCGCTTCTGCCGCTGCCAGTTTCTTCTCGAGCTCGGGAATGACCCCGTAGGCCAGCTCGCCGGCGCGTTGGAACTCACCCTTGCGCTGGGCGATGGCAAGGTCGTTGCGCGCCTCGTCGAGTTGCCGCTTGAGGTCGGCGGCAAGTCCAAGCTTGTCCTTCTCCGCAGCCCAGCGGCTGGTAAGCCGGGTGGACTCCTCCTCGAGCGCCGACAATTCCTTCTCCAGCTTCTCCAGCCGGTCCTTCGATGCCGCGTCCTTCTCGGCCCTCAGCGCCTCGCGCTCGATCTTGAGCTGCATGATGCGGCGGTCGATCTCGTCAAGCTCTTCCGGCTTCGAATCGACCTGCATGCGCAGGCGCGCGGCGGCCTCGTCCACCAGGTCGATAGCCTTGTCGGGCAGAAAGCGGTCGGTGATATAGCGGTTGGAAAGGGTGGCAGCTGCGACCAGCGCGGAGTCCGAGACCCGCACCTTGTGGTGCTGCTCGTATTTCTCCTTCAGGCCCCGCAGGATGGAGACCGTGTCCTCGACAGTGGGCTCGTTGATGAACACAGGCTGGAAGCGGCGGGCGAGCGCGGCATCCTTTTCCACATGCTTGCGGTACTCGTCGAGCGTGGTCGCGCCGACGCAGTGCAGCTCGCCCCGCGCCAGCGCCGGCTTCAGAAGATTGGAGGCGTCCATGGCGCCATCGGCCTTGCCGGCGCCGACCAGCGTGTGCATCTCGTCGATGAACAGGATCACATCCCCGCTGGTCGCGGTCACTTCCGCAAGCACCGCCTTCAGCCGCTCCTCGAACTCGCCGCGATATTTGGCGCCGGCGATCAGCGCGCCCATGTCCAGCGCCATCAGCCGCTTGTCCTTGAGCGATTCGGGCACGTCCCCGTCCACGATCCGCAGGGCCAGGCCCTCGGCGATCGCCGTCTTTCCGACGCCGGGTTCACCAATCAGCACAGGATTGTTCTTGGTGCGCCGCGACAGCACCTGGATGGTACGGCGGATCTCGTCGTCGCGGCCGATCACCGGATCGAGCCTGCCCGAGCGTGCGTCCGCCGTCAGGTCGCGCGCATATTTCTTGAGCGCATCGTAACCCTGTTCGGCGCTCGCCGAATCGGCGGTGCGGCCCTTGCGGATATCGTTGATCGCTTGATTGAGAGCAGTCGGCGTGACGCCGGCCTTTGAAAGGATATCGGCCGTCTTGGCGGATTTTTCCACCGCGAGCGCCGTCAGCAGGCGCTCCACGGTGACGAAGCTGTCGCCGGCCTTCTTCGCCATGTCCTCGGCGGTCGCGAAGACCTTGGCCAAAGGCTGGGCGAGATAGAGCTGGCTGTTGCCGCCCTCCACCTTGGGCATGGCTTTCAGAGCCGCTTCGACGCTCAGGCGCACGTTGCGGGCGCTGCCGCCTGCCCGCTCGATCAGCGAGGCCGCAAGTCCCTCGGGGTCGTCGACCAGCACCTTCAGGACGTGCTCGGGCGTGAATTGCTGGTGATTTTGCGAGAGCGCGTAGGTTTGAGCCGACTGGATGAAGCCACGCACCCGCTCGGAATATTTTTCAATGTCCATATCTGTCTCCATTTCCGCGCTGACCCGCTTGGCGGCGTCAGTCACGACCAATGCGACGGGTCCCCGCGACCGAAACGAACCGATCGATTGTGGCAGACCCAACCCGATGTGGATATGGGAACATTGGTCAAAGCGGACAAGATAGGACGCAAACGAAAGGCGGCGGGCCGAGCCTGCCGCCTCTACAGCATCGTGCTACAGCATCGGCCCGAAAATCGGAATCGATTTTCGGAAAGCACGATGCGTAGATTCAATGGTTTAGAGCGCCGTGCGTCTTGAAAGACGCACCGCGCTCT
This window harbors:
- the clpB gene encoding ATP-dependent chaperone ClpB, which encodes MDIEKYSERVRGFIQSAQTYALSQNHQQFTPEHVLKVLVDDPEGLAASLIERAGGSARNVRLSVEAALKAMPKVEGGNSQLYLAQPLAKVFATAEDMAKKAGDSFVTVERLLTALAVEKSAKTADILSKAGVTPTALNQAINDIRKGRTADSASAEQGYDALKKYARDLTADARSGRLDPVIGRDDEIRRTIQVLSRRTKNNPVLIGEPGVGKTAIAEGLALRIVDGDVPESLKDKRLMALDMGALIAGAKYRGEFEERLKAVLAEVTATSGDVILFIDEMHTLVGAGKADGAMDASNLLKPALARGELHCVGATTLDEYRKHVEKDAALARRFQPVFINEPTVEDTVSILRGLKEKYEQHHKVRVSDSALVAAATLSNRYITDRFLPDKAIDLVDEAAARLRMQVDSKPEELDEIDRRIMQLKIEREALRAEKDAASKDRLEKLEKELSALEEESTRLTSRWAAEKDKLGLAADLKRQLDEARNDLAIAQRKGEFQRAGELAYGVIPELEKKLAAAEAQEDGAPGSMVEETVTPDHVAHIVSRWTGIPVDRMLEGEREKLLRMEDELAKRVVGQGEAVQAVSKAVRRARAGLQDPNRPIGSFMFLGPTGVGKTELTKSLAHFLFDDEHAMARIDMSEFMEKHSVARLIGAPPGYVGYEEGGVLTEAVRRRPYQVILFDEIEKAHPDVFNVLLQVLDDGRLTDGQGRTVDFRNTLIIMTSNLGAEYLVGLGEGEDVNKVRNEVMSVVRAAFRPEFLNRVDEVILFDRLRREDMGQIVRIQLERLERLLSDRKIQLELDDEAVAWLANKGYDPAYGARPLKRVIQKELQDPLAEKILLGDILDGSTVKVTAGADRLDFRARRNDTADAAEQAA